In Topomyia yanbarensis strain Yona2022 chromosome 2, ASM3024719v1, whole genome shotgun sequence, one DNA window encodes the following:
- the LOC131685072 gene encoding lipase member H-like: protein MWPQFLVLALFLSLPLEGHPAKLKISLADKSEDDLVALMHDISKLLGVSNGSSPGPIDKEVTFSCKNRTSGTFHRVLLNDAKVYRKIDFKKPIAFIIHGWNSTVKQPQFLDMARNYSRFVDSNVCLLDWSNLSSYDYEIAARHSLKMVVAYFSRFLRFLNLNGMSYDRVTLIGHSLGAQISGFVGKNFNGSIGQIFALDPAGVLFTLPDDVGEKNRLAPTDARYVQAIYTSRGDLSMDVSAGQQNFWVNDNGAHPQPGCKDVGKGKGMLTQYFESLVCSHRMAIVYFTAAIDPAVSFTMKRCSAYWMYNTGLCYFGKKDVLGIHAKRITGDFYGSIVLPYPYRS from the exons ATGTGGCCGCAGTTTTTAGTACTAGCACTGTTTCTGTCGCTTCCGCTTGAGGGTCATCCGGCCAAGCTGAAGATCAGCCTGGCAGATAAGTCGGAAGATGACCTGGTGGCTCTCATGCACGACATCTCCAAGCTGCTGGGCGTCAGCAATGGTTCTTCACCTGGGCCGATCGACAAAGAGGTGACTTTTAGCTGCAAAAACCGAACGAGTGGCACTTTCCATCGAGTACTGCTGAATGATGCCAAAGTTTACCGGAAGATTGATTTCAAGAAACCCATCGCCTTCATTATCCACGGGTGGAACAGTACGGTGAAGCAACCGCAGTTTCTGGACATGGCACGGAACTACAGTCGTTTCGTCGACAGCAACGTGTGCCTACTGGATTGGTCTAATTTGTCTAGCTATGATTACGAAATTGCGGCAAGGCACAGCCTTAAAATGGTGGTGGCGTACTTCTCACGGTTTCTGCGTTTTCTTAACCTCAATGGGATGAGTTACGATAGGGTTACGTTGATTGGGCACAGTTTAGGAGCGCAAATTAGTGGATTTGTTGGAAAGAATTTCAACGGATCGATTGGGCAGATATTTGCTCTAGATCCTGCCGGTGTTCTGTTCACGCTGCCGGATGATGTTGGCGAGAAGAACCGGTTGGCGCCAACGGATGCAAGGTACGTGCAAGCTATTTACACTTCAAGAGGTGACCTGTCGATGGATGTTAGCGCAGGACAGCAAAATTTCTGGGTGAATGATAACGGTGCACATCCTCAGCCGGGATGTAAGGATGTTGGTAAGGGCAAAGGAATGTTGACGCAGTATTTCG AATCGCTCGTGTGTAGTCATAGGATGGCTATCGTGTACTTTACTGCAGCGATTGATCCTGCCGTGAGCTTCACGATGAAACGCTGTTCAGCCTATTGGATGTACAACACTGGACTGTGTTACTTTGGCAAGAAGGATGTTCTTGGTATCCACGCCAAAAG GATCACTGGAGATTTCTATGGAAGTATTGTTCTACCGTATCCATATAGATCCTAG